From the genome of Methanobrevibacter millerae, one region includes:
- a CDS encoding zinc ribbon domain-containing protein, protein YFPSTQICSECGEKNENIAGIGNIGIREWDCPHCNAHHDRDVNASKNILKKGLEMAVGTTVQ, encoded by the coding sequence ATATTTTCCATCTACACAAATCTGCAGCGAATGCGGTGAGAAAAACGAAAACATAGCAGGAATAGGAAATATTGGAATACGGGAATGGGACTGTCCACATTGCAATGCTCATCATGATCGTGATGTTAATGCTTCAAAAAACATCCTTAAAAAAGGATTAGAAATGGCCGTAGGGACTACGGTGCAGTAA